The following coding sequences lie in one Bacteroidota bacterium genomic window:
- a CDS encoding DUF4199 domain-containing protein — translation MKNFQISVKFGLITGVVLILYSAVLYLTNANIFSPMVSITSMLVNFVFLIVMAVLAMNKTRDEVFGGKITYANALIAGFLLMIVSGYLGALYNYIFSTVIDPSYLQTQLSNFVDTMEGKIPEETLEKMIDSMEENTDPSRTLKRSVWMTPVFALVVSAIAAAFIKKDKTNDFPA, via the coding sequence ATGAAAAACTTTCAGATTTCCGTTAAGTTCGGTTTGATCACAGGAGTTGTGCTCATTCTGTATTCTGCAGTGCTTTACCTGACCAATGCCAACATCTTCAGCCCCATGGTGTCGATCACCAGCATGCTGGTCAATTTTGTGTTCCTGATCGTTATGGCCGTATTAGCAATGAACAAAACCAGAGACGAGGTGTTTGGAGGGAAAATTACCTATGCCAATGCCCTGATTGCAGGTTTTTTGCTCATGATCGTTTCGGGCTATCTGGGTGCACTGTACAACTACATCTTTTCCACGGTCATCGATCCGTCCTACCTTCAGACGCAGCTTTCCAATTTTGTGGACACCATGGAAGGAAAGATACCCGAGGAAACGCTGGAAAAGATGATCGATTCGATGGAAGAAAACACCGATCCCTCACGCACGCTTAAGCGGTCAGTCTGGATGACACCAGTGTTTGCCCTGGTTGTGAGTGCCATTGCCGCTGCATTCATCAAAAAAGACAAAACCAACGATTTTCCTGCCTGA
- a CDS encoding threonylcarbamoyl-AMP synthase, whose translation MLLKIYPENPSPRNIQTVLDCLNDGGVVIFPTDTVYGMGCSIKHPKAFERIAQIKGIKKEKANFSFIFHSLSLLSEFTRPIPNEVFKLMKRNLPGPFTFILEANNNIPKLFQNKKRTIGIRIPDEKVIQAIVSELGHPIMTTSILDDDKILEYTTDPEIIYEKFRDKVDIVIDAGYGGNQPSTIVDCTGPEPVVVRQGKGELI comes from the coding sequence ATGCTGCTCAAGATTTATCCCGAAAACCCTTCGCCCCGCAACATCCAAACCGTGCTTGACTGCCTGAACGACGGAGGCGTGGTCATTTTCCCCACCGATACCGTGTACGGAATGGGCTGCAGCATCAAGCATCCTAAAGCTTTCGAGCGCATTGCCCAAATCAAAGGCATCAAAAAGGAAAAAGCCAATTTTTCGTTTATTTTCCACAGCCTGAGCTTGCTTTCCGAATTCACCCGCCCCATTCCGAACGAAGTGTTCAAGCTGATGAAACGCAACCTGCCCGGGCCATTCACCTTCATCCTGGAAGCCAACAACAACATTCCCAAACTGTTTCAAAACAAAAAACGCACCATAGGGATCAGAATACCTGACGAAAAAGTCATCCAGGCCATCGTGAGCGAGCTGGGCCATCCCATCATGACCACCTCCATCCTCGACGACGACAAGATCCTCGAATACACCACCGACCCTGAAATCATCTATGAAAAATTTCGCGATAAGGTTGATATTGTGATCGATGCAGGCTATGGCGGAAACCAGCCAAGCACCATTGTCGACTGCACTGGCCCCGAGCCTGTGGTTGTCCGTCAGGGCAAAGGTGAATTAATTTGA
- a CDS encoding response regulator produces MAIELFAIGSNTKVDMPDWSGRTFLVVEDTVSNKALIDTYLRRSGANLIFAYTGLEAVEAVQNEKNIELVLMDIRLPEMNGLTATRIIKQLRPDLPLIAQTAYAMDNDRKACLAAGCDGFLPKPYRKADLIKIIQNYLPNKPAQVI; encoded by the coding sequence ATGGCGATTGAATTGTTTGCTATCGGCTCGAACACTAAGGTTGATATGCCCGACTGGAGCGGACGAACTTTTCTCGTGGTGGAAGATACCGTCTCGAATAAGGCATTGATTGACACATATTTGCGTCGAAGCGGTGCCAACCTGATTTTTGCCTACACGGGTCTGGAGGCTGTGGAAGCGGTGCAGAATGAGAAAAACATCGAACTGGTTTTGATGGACATCCGCCTGCCGGAAATGAACGGCCTCACTGCCACACGCATCATCAAGCAACTCCGGCCCGATCTGCCACTGATTGCGCAAACCGCCTATGCCATGGACAACGACCGGAAGGCCTGTCTGGCAGCTGGTTGCGATGGTTTTCTGCCGAAGCCTTACCGTAAAGCTGATCTAATTAAAATCATCCAGAATTATTTACCCAACAAACCTGCCCAGGTGATATGA
- a CDS encoding NAD-dependent epimerase/dehydratase family protein yields MKIHLVSGGCGFVGRNMVRRLLATTTDHVYMVDDLSIGRHPSEWLPGYTSTMRGDLEVIGQDERLFFWKGDFRDLLFEMRRRPDYLQTTYGIDFERFSDVFHFAAIVGGRLKIEGDPMMVALDLSIDAEFFHWVTQHKPERVLYPSSSAAYPVSLQTDQAAVALRESDIDFGGNLGTPDMTYGWSKLTGEFLAQIAAKYYGISVVCIRPFSGYGEDQETSYPVPAIAARAARRENPFEVWGSGKQGRDFVHIDDILDFIFVLLDNVSDGSAYNIGSGKLTSFIELIELFGDIAGYKPTIKPLLDKPVGVHSRYANMDLVFSKFDWRPRISLRDGMERVYRRQLSLLGK; encoded by the coding sequence ATGAAAATTCATCTCGTTTCCGGTGGTTGCGGTTTTGTGGGGCGCAACATGGTAAGGCGGCTGCTTGCAACCACCACCGATCATGTGTATATGGTGGATGACCTTTCGATTGGTCGCCACCCCTCCGAATGGCTGCCCGGCTATACCAGCACCATGCGCGGCGACCTGGAAGTCATCGGCCAGGATGAAAGGCTGTTTTTCTGGAAAGGCGATTTCAGGGATCTGCTGTTCGAGATGCGCCGTCGTCCCGACTATTTGCAAACCACCTATGGAATTGATTTTGAGCGATTCAGCGATGTTTTCCATTTTGCGGCCATCGTCGGTGGACGATTAAAGATTGAAGGCGATCCGATGATGGTGGCCCTCGACCTGAGCATTGATGCAGAGTTTTTCCATTGGGTTACCCAGCACAAGCCGGAGCGTGTGCTCTACCCGAGTTCGAGTGCGGCCTATCCGGTGAGCCTGCAAACCGATCAGGCTGCGGTGGCCTTGCGTGAAAGCGACATTGACTTCGGTGGCAACCTGGGCACACCTGATATGACTTACGGCTGGTCGAAACTCACCGGTGAGTTTCTGGCGCAGATTGCGGCAAAATATTACGGCATCAGTGTGGTGTGCATCAGGCCATTCAGTGGTTATGGCGAAGACCAGGAGACCTCTTACCCCGTGCCGGCCATAGCCGCACGGGCAGCCCGACGCGAAAACCCTTTCGAGGTATGGGGAAGCGGCAAGCAGGGACGCGACTTTGTGCATATTGACGACATCCTCGATTTCATCTTTGTGCTGCTCGACAATGTGTCCGACGGCTCGGCTTACAACATCGGATCAGGGAAGCTGACCAGCTTTATCGAACTAATTGAGCTTTTCGGCGATATTGCAGGCTACAAGCCCACCATTAAGCCTTTGCTCGACAAGCCCGTGGGTGTGCACTCCCGCTACGCCAATATGGATCTGGTATTCAGCAAGTTCGACTGGAGACCCCGCATCTCGTTGCGCGACGGCATGGAGCGGGTGTATCGCAGGCAACTATCTTTGCTTGGCAAATGA
- a CDS encoding aminoacyl-histidine dipeptidase produces MNEVLNTLQPSGIWHYFREITLVPRPSKKEERIIRYLVDFAEQHKLPYKVDKVGNVVISKPAAKGYENRKTIVLQSHVDMVCEKNSDKDFDFDNDPIEVKVENGWVKANGTTLGADDGIGMACQLAILADSSIAHGPIECLFTVDEETGLTGAFALESNLLEGRILLNLDSEDEGELFIGCAGGKDTVIKLPYRLEPAPEGQVAVEINVGGLKGGHSGDDIHKGLGNANKILNRMLWEADRNFDIRLAFVEGGNLRNAIAREARAVFLIEPGQKDSLVQKLGKLASDIRNEYHVSDGGLFIQINIPDETPAQVVDAEAQHKLIRSLYACPHGVIAYSQTIPGFVETSTNLASIRMKEDHFLIATSQRSSVESAKSDIANMVRAVFELAGAEVTHSNGYPGWTPNPESKIREITESAYNQLFNMAPKVKAIHAGLECGIIGDKYPGMDMISFGPTIRGAHSPDERIEIASVQKFWDLTLEVLKSAPVAD; encoded by the coding sequence ATGAACGAAGTACTCAACACCTTGCAACCCAGTGGTATCTGGCACTATTTCAGAGAAATTACGCTCGTGCCACGCCCCTCGAAGAAGGAAGAACGAATCATCCGTTACCTCGTCGACTTTGCGGAACAACATAAGTTGCCTTACAAAGTGGATAAAGTGGGCAATGTGGTCATCAGCAAGCCCGCAGCAAAAGGATATGAGAACCGCAAAACCATTGTGCTTCAGAGCCATGTGGACATGGTTTGCGAAAAAAACAGCGATAAGGATTTCGATTTCGACAACGACCCCATTGAGGTAAAAGTCGAAAATGGATGGGTGAAAGCCAATGGCACCACCCTGGGCGCCGACGATGGCATTGGGATGGCTTGCCAGCTTGCCATCCTGGCTGACAGCAGCATTGCACACGGCCCCATCGAATGCCTGTTTACAGTGGACGAAGAGACCGGATTAACAGGCGCTTTTGCCCTAGAATCCAATCTGTTGGAAGGTCGCATCCTGCTCAACCTCGACTCGGAAGACGAAGGGGAGTTGTTCATCGGATGTGCCGGCGGGAAGGATACCGTAATCAAGCTTCCTTACCGTCTTGAACCGGCTCCGGAAGGGCAGGTGGCTGTAGAAATTAATGTGGGTGGGCTCAAAGGCGGACACTCAGGCGATGATATCCACAAAGGCCTGGGGAATGCCAACAAAATACTGAACCGGATGCTTTGGGAAGCTGATAGGAACTTTGACATCCGGCTTGCCTTTGTTGAGGGAGGCAACCTGCGCAATGCCATAGCACGCGAAGCCAGAGCTGTGTTCCTGATCGAACCCGGGCAAAAAGATTCGCTCGTGCAAAAGCTCGGGAAGCTCGCTTCCGATATCCGCAATGAGTACCATGTTTCTGATGGCGGTTTATTCATCCAGATCAATATCCCGGATGAAACGCCTGCACAGGTGGTTGATGCCGAGGCCCAGCACAAATTAATCCGTAGCCTGTATGCCTGTCCGCATGGGGTGATTGCCTATTCGCAAACCATACCCGGATTTGTGGAAACCAGCACCAACCTGGCTTCCATCCGCATGAAGGAAGACCACTTCCTCATAGCCACAAGTCAGCGCAGCTCGGTAGAGTCGGCAAAAAGCGACATTGCCAACATGGTCAGGGCGGTATTTGAGCTTGCCGGGGCCGAAGTTACCCACAGCAACGGCTATCCCGGCTGGACACCCAATCCGGAATCAAAAATCCGGGAAATCACCGAAAGTGCCTACAATCAGCTCTTTAACATGGCGCCAAAGGTTAAGGCAATACATGCCGGACTGGAGTGTGGCATCATCGGTGACAAGTATCCCGGCATGGATATGATTTCGTTTGGGCCAACCATACGAGGTGCACATTCGCCAGACGAACGCATTGAAATTGCATCGGTGCAGAAGTTCTGGGATCTGACCCTCGAAGTGCTCAAAAGTGCACCTGTTGCTGATTGA
- a CDS encoding IS66 family transposase: MVSEYDAMVVELKLLKHELAQLKRMLFGAKSERFVAANPNQLTLFELPEPQKPEPQTQQINYTRTKAGQKDKQQPLRLELPAHLPRKQQVIEPQNLPEGARFIGNAITEVLEYEPGSIYVRQIVRPKYVLGQNQEQTQIAIAELPSLPIEKGNAGASMLAHLIVSKYADHLPFYRQVQMFKRQKLQLSESTINGWFSASCQLLEPLYHSLVAKVQSSGYLQADETPIAVLTKDKPGSTHKGYLWVYHDPMERLVVFDYQAGRGREGPEKFLKDFSGVLQTDGYAAYNGLRLKGHILQLACMAHARRNFEKALDNDSQRAETALLLIGKLYQIERMAKENHLNHDEIKILRQQQAQPVLEQLHRWLSEQHACVLPKSAIGQAITYMLTLWPRLIRYLDDGRYQMDNNLIENTIRPVALGRKKLSVCRLA, translated from the coding sequence ATGGTATCGGAATATGATGCGATGGTGGTCGAGCTCAAGCTGCTCAAGCATGAACTTGCCCAGCTCAAGCGTATGCTATTTGGTGCAAAGAGCGAACGGTTTGTGGCTGCCAATCCCAATCAACTAACCCTTTTCGAGCTGCCGGAACCTCAGAAACCGGAGCCCCAGACCCAGCAAATAAACTACACCCGTACAAAAGCCGGGCAAAAAGACAAGCAACAACCGCTTCGTCTTGAACTTCCGGCCCATTTGCCACGCAAACAGCAGGTCATCGAACCACAGAACCTTCCTGAGGGCGCCCGCTTCATTGGTAATGCCATCACGGAGGTACTTGAATACGAGCCTGGCAGCATCTATGTCAGGCAGATTGTGCGCCCCAAGTATGTGCTTGGTCAGAACCAGGAACAAACACAGATAGCCATAGCCGAGCTTCCGAGCCTGCCTATCGAGAAAGGCAATGCCGGCGCAAGCATGTTGGCTCACCTGATAGTGAGTAAATACGCAGATCACCTGCCATTTTACCGTCAGGTACAAATGTTCAAACGTCAGAAGCTTCAGTTGTCGGAGTCAACCATCAACGGATGGTTCAGCGCCAGCTGTCAGTTGCTTGAACCGCTATACCATAGCCTTGTGGCAAAAGTTCAATCCTCGGGCTACCTTCAGGCCGATGAAACGCCCATTGCAGTATTGACAAAAGACAAGCCGGGCTCAACACACAAAGGTTACCTCTGGGTGTACCACGATCCGATGGAGCGCCTTGTGGTATTCGACTACCAAGCAGGGCGCGGACGCGAAGGCCCGGAGAAGTTTTTGAAAGACTTTAGCGGAGTGCTTCAAACCGATGGTTATGCAGCATACAACGGATTAAGGCTCAAAGGCCATATCTTGCAACTTGCCTGCATGGCACATGCCAGACGCAATTTTGAAAAGGCATTGGATAACGACAGCCAACGGGCTGAAACTGCCCTGTTGCTTATAGGCAAGCTATACCAGATTGAGCGCATGGCAAAAGAGAATCACCTGAACCATGATGAGATAAAAATCCTCAGACAGCAACAGGCCCAACCTGTGCTTGAGCAGTTGCATCGGTGGCTCAGTGAGCAACATGCCTGTGTCTTGCCCAAAAGCGCCATTGGCCAGGCCATCACTTACATGTTGACCCTTTGGCCAAGACTGATAAGATACCTCGATGACGGACGATATCAAATGGACAACAACCTGATTGAAAACACCATACGTCCTGTAGCCCTTGGCCGAAAAAAACTATCTGTTTGCAGGCTCGCATGA
- a CDS encoding ribulose-phosphate 3-epimerase, translating into MSTKKSHLLAPSLLSANFLALGQDVEMINRSEADLIHCDVMDGLFVPNISFGMPVLKAISRVATKPLDVHLMIEKPERYLEAFRDAGAQMLSVHYEASTHLHRTLDRIRQLGMQAGVVLNPHSPVELLTDILSSTDFVLLMSVNPGFGGQTFISSTLDKILRLRRMIDQCGCSVRIEVDGGVDRNTAPQLLRAGVDILVAGQAVFGAADPAAEISYLKNLSYGD; encoded by the coding sequence ATGAGTACAAAAAAATCACATCTGTTAGCCCCATCCCTGCTGTCGGCCAATTTTCTGGCACTGGGCCAGGACGTGGAGATGATCAACCGCAGCGAAGCCGACCTGATCCATTGCGATGTGATGGATGGCCTGTTTGTGCCAAACATCAGCTTTGGCATGCCTGTGCTGAAGGCCATCAGCCGTGTTGCAACCAAGCCGTTGGATGTGCACCTGATGATTGAGAAGCCGGAGCGCTACCTCGAAGCTTTTCGCGATGCCGGTGCACAGATGCTCTCGGTGCATTATGAAGCCAGCACCCATCTCCACCGCACGCTCGATCGCATCAGGCAGTTGGGTATGCAGGCAGGTGTGGTGCTCAATCCGCATAGTCCGGTCGAGTTGCTGACGGATATTCTGTCTTCTACTGACTTTGTTTTACTTATGTCGGTCAATCCCGGATTTGGTGGACAGACCTTTATTTCGTCCACTCTCGATAAAATACTGAGGCTCCGAAGAATGATTGACCAATGCGGCTGTTCGGTGCGCATCGAAGTGGATGGGGGAGTGGACAGAAACACTGCTCCGCAGCTTTTGCGGGCAGGTGTGGATATCCTGGTGGCTGGTCAGGCCGTGTTTGGCGCTGCCGACCCTGCTGCTGAAATTAGTTACCTGAAAAACCTTTCTTATGGCGATTGA
- the tnpB gene encoding IS66 family insertion sequence element accessory protein TnpB — MFSITSARYFLYLEPTDMRKSFDGLCGLVTSKLGQNPMSGDLYIFINKPRNCIKMLRWEPGGFVLFYKRLEQGRLQLPKQSMDGVKNQMLDYSQLVMIINGISMENARKNKRFYRHDFVGN; from the coding sequence ATGTTTTCCATTACTTCGGCAAGGTATTTTCTCTACCTTGAGCCAACAGACATGCGTAAAAGTTTCGACGGCTTATGCGGGCTGGTCACAAGCAAGCTTGGCCAAAACCCCATGAGCGGAGATTTGTACATTTTCATTAACAAGCCACGCAACTGCATCAAAATGCTTCGGTGGGAACCCGGAGGGTTCGTACTGTTTTACAAGCGACTCGAGCAAGGCAGGCTGCAACTGCCCAAACAAAGTATGGATGGGGTGAAAAACCAGATGCTCGACTATAGCCAGCTGGTGATGATAATCAATGGTATTTCAATGGAAAATGCAAGAAAAAACAAGCGATTTTATCGACATGATTTTGTTGGAAACTAA
- a CDS encoding DUF1211 domain-containing protein encodes MSYSLRSARNRDPRINYRGTTASRIDNLTDAVFGIAITLLIFNLMNPNSFFDLLQFTKTLPAFMLSIAMLMLIWNEHSRFAEVFSLRDSWLTVLNTVFIGLIIFYVYPLRFLTLFLTNLFFGTDISLNIRGAQVPQLMIYFGLLLFAVYFILFLMNVRALRIKTTLEMSDFEVLYTHMQLWRLGILFSVPLVSIATTILLMQWSLNWAGFVGGMLYNIYTPAMLLWTKRYNERTKMAPQ; translated from the coding sequence ATGAGTTATTCACTCCGTTCTGCAAGAAATCGCGATCCACGCATCAATTACCGGGGAACCACCGCCTCGCGTATCGACAACCTTACCGATGCCGTGTTTGGAATAGCCATTACACTGCTCATCTTCAACCTGATGAATCCCAACTCCTTTTTTGACTTGTTGCAGTTTACAAAAACCTTACCTGCTTTTATGCTCAGCATTGCAATGCTGATGCTCATCTGGAACGAGCACTCCAGGTTTGCAGAAGTTTTCTCGCTCAGGGATTCATGGCTTACAGTACTCAATACCGTTTTCATTGGTCTGATTATCTTTTATGTTTATCCGCTGCGTTTTCTCACCCTGTTTCTTACCAATCTATTCTTCGGAACCGATATAAGCCTGAATATCAGGGGCGCTCAAGTGCCACAGCTGATGATATATTTTGGTCTGCTGCTTTTTGCTGTGTATTTTATATTGTTTCTGATGAATGTCAGGGCCTTAAGGATTAAAACAACACTGGAAATGAGCGATTTTGAAGTACTTTACACGCATATGCAGCTTTGGCGGCTAGGCATCCTTTTTTCGGTGCCTTTGGTCAGCATTGCAACAACCATACTCCTGATGCAATGGTCGCTAAACTGGGCCGGATTTGTTGGTGGTATGCTTTATAACATTTATACCCCGGCAATGCTGTTATGGACAAAGCGATACAATGAACGAACAAAGATGGCACCGCAATAA
- a CDS encoding glycosyltransferase family 2 protein codes for MDLSIVIPVYNEEESLGELAGWIRRVLSGQGLTYEIIFVDDGSRDGSWAVIRDQANKWPEIKGIRFRRNYGKSAALNTGFKAAQGRVVITMDADLQDSPDEIPAIYQMIENQGFDMVSGWKKKRRDPINKTLPSKIFNLTTRLISGIRLHDFNCGLKAYRGDLVKSIDIQGEMHRYIPVVAKWAGFDKIGEKVVEHRERRYGKSKYGMSRFMKGYLDLLTITFITKFGKRPMHLFGSIGSLMFLAGFIIAGQLAYAKFFHEAYRMTERPLFYFGLLAMILGTQLFVTGFLAELVSLAFQKMGNQYSIAEQINIQEDIS; via the coding sequence ATGGATCTTTCGATCGTCATACCGGTCTATAACGAAGAGGAGTCGCTTGGGGAGCTGGCCGGCTGGATCAGAAGAGTGCTTTCCGGACAAGGGCTTACTTACGAGATAATTTTTGTGGACGACGGCTCTCGCGATGGTTCCTGGGCAGTGATCCGCGATCAGGCCAACAAATGGCCCGAAATCAAAGGGATACGTTTCAGGCGAAACTATGGCAAGTCGGCTGCGCTCAACACTGGTTTCAAAGCCGCACAAGGCCGGGTGGTGATAACCATGGATGCCGATTTGCAGGACAGCCCGGACGAAATACCCGCCATTTACCAGATGATTGAAAATCAGGGGTTCGACATGGTTTCGGGCTGGAAAAAGAAACGTCGCGATCCCATAAACAAAACCTTGCCTTCGAAGATATTTAATCTGACCACCCGCCTGATCAGCGGCATCAGGCTGCACGACTTTAATTGCGGCCTGAAAGCTTACCGGGGTGATCTTGTGAAAAGCATAGATATTCAAGGTGAAATGCACAGGTATATTCCGGTGGTGGCCAAATGGGCTGGATTTGACAAAATAGGGGAGAAGGTCGTCGAACACCGTGAACGACGTTATGGCAAGTCGAAATATGGCATGAGCCGATTCATGAAGGGCTACCTCGACCTGCTTACCATTACTTTTATCACCAAATTCGGCAAGCGGCCGATGCACCTTTTCGGAAGCATTGGCAGCCTGATGTTTCTGGCAGGTTTTATCATTGCCGGCCAGCTGGCCTATGCCAAATTTTTCCATGAAGCCTACCGCATGACCGAGCGCCCGCTGTTTTATTTTGGATTGCTGGCCATGATTCTCGGTACACAACTTTTTGTCACAGGTTTTCTGGCGGAGCTGGTTTCGCTGGCATTCCAAAAGATGGGGAATCAATATTCAATCGCAGAACAAATTAATATTCAAGAAGATATATCCTAA
- a CDS encoding DUF4199 domain-containing protein, with amino-acid sequence MYKTWQFILVMLVAGLFTGLVAFVVYLALLSFVPAVFSPAFFLIYLVPFSGMWLAAVSLRNRFNYGMLRFGQGFRISFATGFVAAVVFSVAIYYMFSDMLASVLNRRIDFLVGQVVLDNPSLGLEELNNRKELVRRMLAPMSQALYFFAFNFASLPLSAFLIAIFARRRGRILDDEKTNL; translated from the coding sequence ATGTACAAAACCTGGCAGTTTATTCTGGTCATGCTGGTGGCAGGCTTGTTTACCGGCCTGGTTGCATTTGTGGTTTATCTGGCCTTGCTCAGTTTTGTTCCGGCAGTGTTTTCTCCGGCATTTTTCCTTATTTATCTGGTTCCTTTCTCAGGCATGTGGCTGGCCGCTGTGAGCCTGCGCAATCGGTTCAACTACGGAATGCTTCGGTTCGGGCAGGGTTTCCGTATCAGCTTTGCTACAGGGTTTGTGGCCGCTGTCGTTTTTTCGGTGGCCATCTATTACATGTTTTCCGACATGCTGGCTTCGGTGCTCAACAGGCGCATCGATTTCCTTGTGGGGCAGGTGGTGCTCGATAATCCTTCGCTTGGCCTCGAAGAGCTCAACAACCGAAAGGAGCTTGTTCGTCGGATGCTGGCGCCAATGAGCCAGGCGCTTTACTTTTTTGCATTCAACTTTGCCTCGCTCCCGCTCTCGGCCTTCCTAATTGCTATCTTTGCCCGCAGACGTGGGCGCATCCTGGATGACGAAAAAACAAATCTTTAA
- a CDS encoding transposase domain-containing protein, with protein MIYSLLATCKLNEVEPFGWLSHTLEVLPDHPANQLYKLLPIKNPK; from the coding sequence ATGATTTATTCCTTGTTAGCCACTTGCAAACTCAATGAAGTAGAACCTTTTGGCTGGCTCAGCCATACCCTCGAGGTACTTCCAGACCACCCGGCCAACCAACTGTACAAACTACTCCCAATAAAAAATCCAAAATAA
- a CDS encoding IS4 family transposase: MNLLNSIDMQGLIRKHQSDRYYKAFKTRTQLTTMLFGILSRCDSMTEICEGLRAFQGKLNHLGLDKSPAKSTACDGLRNRDSAFFEELYFTLVKRYHSFLSDSRTFGLTFKEVLLIDSTTIRLFSDILKGFGRNPKGDGKKKGGLKVHMLIDAVQSVGRFIKITAAKVHDKNFLKSLELISHSMIVFDKAYNYYHQFALWSQQHVYFVTRLKKNAVYTVIQTHRQHYRKKHQAKVLKDQTIEITYHPEDETGKKRHDQKRTMHLRKVCYQDEQNRYYEFLTNNFEIEAEEVAFLYKKRWGIEILFKKMKQNFQLHYFYGENENAIRTQVWCTLIAQLLLTVVQKMAQTKKAFSVVASLVRLHLISMLDVFELLRSKKRGYGFESLGPPGTAIQMKLDLIW; the protein is encoded by the coding sequence TTGAATCTGCTCAACAGCATAGACATGCAAGGGCTGATACGCAAGCACCAGAGTGACCGCTATTACAAGGCATTCAAGACACGAACACAATTGACTACCATGCTCTTTGGCATTTTGAGCCGTTGCGATTCGATGACGGAGATCTGTGAGGGGTTGCGGGCATTTCAGGGTAAGCTTAATCACCTTGGGCTGGATAAATCTCCAGCCAAAAGCACAGCCTGTGATGGCCTGCGCAACAGGGACAGTGCGTTTTTTGAGGAGTTATATTTCACTTTGGTTAAAAGATACCATTCATTTTTGTCGGACAGCCGAACCTTTGGGTTGACATTCAAAGAGGTTTTGTTGATTGATTCGACCACGATCCGTTTATTTAGCGACATACTCAAAGGGTTTGGGCGCAACCCCAAAGGTGATGGAAAGAAAAAAGGGGGCTTGAAAGTACATATGCTTATTGATGCTGTGCAATCGGTTGGACGATTTATCAAAATCACGGCAGCCAAGGTGCACGACAAAAACTTTTTGAAAAGCCTTGAGTTGATCTCACACAGCATGATTGTTTTTGACAAGGCATACAACTACTACCATCAATTTGCCCTTTGGAGCCAGCAGCATGTGTATTTTGTCACCAGATTAAAGAAGAATGCCGTTTACACCGTTATCCAAACCCATCGGCAGCATTATCGCAAAAAGCATCAGGCAAAAGTGCTCAAAGACCAAACCATAGAAATCACCTACCATCCCGAGGATGAAACCGGCAAAAAGCGACATGATCAAAAAAGAACAATGCATTTGCGCAAGGTTTGTTATCAGGATGAGCAGAATCGTTATTATGAGTTTTTGACCAACAACTTTGAAATTGAAGCAGAAGAAGTTGCATTTCTATACAAAAAGCGCTGGGGCATTGAGATCTTGTTTAAGAAGATGAAACAGAACTTTCAGCTGCATTATTTCTATGGCGAGAACGAGAATGCCATCCGCACACAGGTATGGTGCACCCTGATAGCTCAATTGCTATTGACGGTAGTTCAAAAGATGGCCCAGACAAAGAAAGCTTTTTCTGTAGTGGCATCACTTGTTCGGCTTCATTTGATCAGTATGTTGGATGTATTTGAGTTGTTAAGAAGTAAAAAAAGAGGATATGGATTTGAATCTCTTGGTCCACCAGGTACTGCCATTCAAATGAAATTGGATCTGATTTGGTAG